From a single Lolium rigidum isolate FL_2022 chromosome 7, APGP_CSIRO_Lrig_0.1, whole genome shotgun sequence genomic region:
- the LOC124669354 gene encoding zinc-finger homeodomain protein 8-like isoform X1: MMDHLSLVPYEGGSSAGGGAGGGAKYKECLRNHAAAMGGQAFDGCGEYMPASPDSFKCAACGCHRSFHRRAGGGLGGGGVTAPFFFSPPPPPPPQHHHHHPVLQGFVPSSAPMRPPQLALPYHAVPPAAWHHGLLDPAAGARSGSETPPRADDCSPGCGGGSGSFGRKRHRTKFTPEQKERMRDFAERQGWRINRDDGGALDRFCVEIGVKRNVLKVWMHNHKHQLASPTSAGAASAAAAAGIGMGVGMGVHPGAHVGPGSDIGLGAGTGLGVGMGAGLGVGMGSGLGGSMGAGLGVGMGDGDGDGDDDDDTDDDSPPRAAVSSPSPSPISV, encoded by the coding sequence ATGATGGATCACCTGAGCCTGGTGCCCTACGAGGGAGGCAGCAGCGCCGGCGGTGGCGCCGGCGGAGGGGCCAAGTACAAGGAGTGCCTGCGCAACCACGCGGCGGCCATGGGCGGGCAGGCCTTCGACGGCTGCGGCGAGTACATGCCGGCCTCCCCCGACTCCTTCAAGTGCGCCGCCTGCGGCTGCCACCGCAGCTTCCACCGCCGCGcgggcggcggcctcggcggcggcggagtcacGGCGCCGTTCTTCTTCAGcccgcctcccccgcccccgccccagcaccaccaccaccaccccgtgCTGCAGGGCTTCGTCCCGTCGTCGGCGCCGATGCGGCCGCCGCAGCTCGCGCTGCCGTACCACGCCGTGCCCCCCGCCGCGTGGCACCACGGCCTGCTGGACCCCGCCGCAGGCGCGCGCTCCGGGtcggagacgccgccgcgcgcGGACGACTGCAGCCCCGGGTGCGGCGGCGGGAGCGGGAGCTTCGGGCGGAAGCGGCACCGCACCAAGTTCACCCCGGAGCAGAAGGAGCGCATGCGGGACTTCGCGGAGCGGCAGGGGTGGCGCATCAAccgcgacgacggcggcgcgctGGACCGCTTCTGCGTCGAGATCGGCGTCAAGCGGAACGTGCTCAAGGTGTGGATGCACAACCACAAGCACCAGCTCGCCTCGCCCACCTCCGCCGGCGCCGCGTCAGCGGCAGCTGCGGCCGGCATCGGCATGGGCGTCGGCATGGGCGTCCATCCAGGAGCCCATGTTGGCCCTGGCTCAGACATTGGCCTGGGCGCGGGCACTGGCCTTGGCGTTGGCATGGGCGCCGGCCTTGGAGTTGGCATGGGCAGCGGCCTCGGCGGTAGCATGGGCGCCGGCCTTGGCGTAGGtatgggcgacggcgacggcgacggcgatgatgacgacgacacgGACGACGACTCGCCACCGCGGGCCGCCGTGTCGTCCCCTTCCCCCTCCCCCATCAGCGTCTAG
- the LOC124669354 gene encoding zinc-finger homeodomain protein 8-like isoform X2 has product MMDHLSLVPYEGGSSAGGGAGGGAKYKECLRNHAAAMGGQAFDGCGEYMPASPDSFKCAACGCHRSFHRRAGGGLGGGGVTAPFFFSPPPPPPPQHHHHHPVLQGFVPSSAPMRPPQLALPYHAVPPAAWHHGLLDPAAGARSGSETPPRADDCSPGCGGGSGSFGRKRHRTKFTPEQKERMRDFAERQGWRINRDDGGALDRFCVEIGVKRNVLKVWMHNHKHQLASPTSAGAASAAAAAGIGMVGMGSGLGGSMGAGLGVGMGDGDGDGDDDDDTDDDSPPRAAVSSPSPSPISV; this is encoded by the exons ATGATGGATCACCTGAGCCTGGTGCCCTACGAGGGAGGCAGCAGCGCCGGCGGTGGCGCCGGCGGAGGGGCCAAGTACAAGGAGTGCCTGCGCAACCACGCGGCGGCCATGGGCGGGCAGGCCTTCGACGGCTGCGGCGAGTACATGCCGGCCTCCCCCGACTCCTTCAAGTGCGCCGCCTGCGGCTGCCACCGCAGCTTCCACCGCCGCGcgggcggcggcctcggcggcggcggagtcacGGCGCCGTTCTTCTTCAGcccgcctcccccgcccccgccccagcaccaccaccaccaccccgtgCTGCAGGGCTTCGTCCCGTCGTCGGCGCCGATGCGGCCGCCGCAGCTCGCGCTGCCGTACCACGCCGTGCCCCCCGCCGCGTGGCACCACGGCCTGCTGGACCCCGCCGCAGGCGCGCGCTCCGGGtcggagacgccgccgcgcgcGGACGACTGCAGCCCCGGGTGCGGCGGCGGGAGCGGGAGCTTCGGGCGGAAGCGGCACCGCACCAAGTTCACCCCGGAGCAGAAGGAGCGCATGCGGGACTTCGCGGAGCGGCAGGGGTGGCGCATCAAccgcgacgacggcggcgcgctGGACCGCTTCTGCGTCGAGATCGGCGTCAAGCGGAACGTGCTCAAGGTGTGGATGCACAACCACAAGCACCAGCTCGCCTCGCCCACCTCCGCCGGCGCCGCGTCAGCGGCAGCTGCGGCCGGCATCGGCATGG TTGGCATGGGCAGCGGCCTCGGCGGTAGCATGGGCGCCGGCCTTGGCGTAGGtatgggcgacggcgacggcgacggcgatgatgacgacgacacgGACGACGACTCGCCACCGCGGGCCGCCGTGTCGTCCCCTTCCCCCTCCCCCATCAGCGTCTAG